Proteins encoded together in one Acetobacteroides hydrogenigenes window:
- a CDS encoding DUF6261 family protein, whose translation MKTKSIHLSNLRVVELLTFLERILPVLNQNAALNAKLKQKVDELVRATQELAAAQSQGSFENETKAVKQAAKRLNESIKLFVKFVDAFTHSDSAATKEQATLILSAVRREMPTLTGGVQKAQPGVVDGLNQLFTTNSRYADSLVALGAKPFWTKVMDEKSSFEGVYSNRTAVKASEEDAESAYEISKTVRPQVKALLEFLDDLYSVEEKPEYADMIGKINVEIDAVMAVIHTRETLAEKAKKEKEQNRSQE comes from the coding sequence ATGAAAACAAAATCGATTCATTTAAGTAACCTTAGGGTTGTAGAGCTGCTAACCTTTCTGGAGCGCATTCTTCCGGTGCTCAACCAAAATGCTGCACTCAACGCCAAGCTAAAGCAAAAGGTCGACGAGCTGGTAAGGGCAACCCAGGAGCTCGCTGCGGCGCAGAGCCAGGGCTCGTTCGAGAACGAAACCAAGGCGGTAAAGCAGGCAGCCAAGAGGCTTAACGAAAGCATCAAGCTTTTCGTCAAGTTTGTAGATGCCTTTACCCACAGCGATAGTGCGGCAACCAAGGAGCAGGCCACCCTTATTCTCTCGGCCGTTAGGCGCGAGATGCCAACCCTTACCGGTGGAGTGCAAAAGGCGCAGCCGGGTGTTGTTGATGGGCTAAACCAGCTCTTTACCACCAACAGCCGCTATGCCGACTCGCTCGTAGCGCTTGGCGCCAAGCCGTTTTGGACCAAGGTGATGGACGAAAAGAGCAGCTTCGAAGGGGTGTACAGCAACCGTACCGCCGTTAAGGCCAGCGAAGAGGATGCCGAGTCGGCCTACGAGATCAGCAAAACGGTTCGACCTCAGGTAAAGGCCCTTCTCGAATTCCTCGACGATCTTTACAGCGTAGAGGAGAAGCCCGAATACGCCGATATGATTGGTAAGATTAACGTGGAGATCGATGCCGTAATGGCCGTAATCCACACCCGCGAAACGCTTGCCGAAAAGGCCAAAAAGGAAAAAGAGCAGAACCGTTCACAA